A window of Miscanthus floridulus cultivar M001 chromosome 12, ASM1932011v1, whole genome shotgun sequence genomic DNA:
CGGTCCAGTTCGCGCGATGCCGCTGTGGCAGGGCGCCAGCAACCTCATCAACAGCAACAACGTGTCCTACGTCGCGGGCCTCGGCGGCACGTCCTCCGCCGTCGTCCAGAACAACGGCAACCCCGTCAACGGCGGCAACAAGAACATCCCCTTCGTCACCGCCGCGTATGGTCTCGGACTTCCAGAAGCGCATCATGGATGAGAATTGAGGAGCACAAGCTACGAGTCTCAGCATACTGTAATACTGTATCATACTGATAGAGCTCTTTTTGGTGCCTTGAAGCCCTTGACAGAGCTCAGATGAAGGACTAATTGCCAAAAGTTCTTCCTCCAGGGCGAGTTATTTTTTGTGACAGGACATCTGTTCTTTGGTTACGGTTTCTTCGATACATAAAGTTCGCCATAGAATTACATGGTAGCCTTTCAGCGAACGGTGAGAGGTCTACATGTCCCTCTTCCTAATGTTGTTCTCGAAACCCATCCAGCTCCATTTTACGTAGGATGATGTCATATTATCATGCCATTTCTTTTAGGAGTAGCCATCTCAGAATAGCAGAAAACATCCTTGATTTACTCGTACAATCTCACAATATGCTGATGCGATCATAGCACCTATTAGTACATTACATACATGGCCGAAAGCTGGCACAGTACTTGCAATCACAAACATTGCACGAAACTGGAGTAGAGTCTCGACGCCGTCGGTGGTGTGCTCGTCGCCAGGGTGCAGCGTCTGGATGGCGGCGAAGCCCTTGGCGTGCTCGTACTTGCCGGTGCCTCCGATGATGGCGATGTGGGACTCCGGCGCGGCCATGCGGTGGACCCCGAAGAAGCTGAGCGTGTCGCCGCCATGCGGTGCCTCGGGGCCCTCGAGCATGGCGGTGAGCACGATGGTCTTGCTGGTGCCGTCCTGCGAGCTGGCGACGTAGAAGCCCTGCGCCTTGCCGATGACCCACTCATGTCTGTTGCTACAGCCTGCGCGCCCACGCTGCTCGGGACGACGACGCTCACGTTCGCGGCGTAGATGCCCCAGCCGGCCCCATCGCCGGAGGCCGCCGCTGGCCGTGCCAAGCCCGAGGGGCGCGGTGTGCACCCGCAGCTGTGGCAGGCGTGCGCGGGCTCCCTGTGCGCTGTGCCGCCCGTCGGCCCCGCCGTCTACTACTTCCCGTAGGGCCACGCCGATCACGTAGGCGCCGCCGCCGTGGACCTGCGCGCCGCGGGCGTGCGTGTCTCGCCGTTCGTGCCGTGCCGCGTGGGCGCGCatgccggctgctgctgctgctggccgttCGCCAAGACGCCGACGTGCCAGCGTGGGCTGTCGGACtgggctgccgctgctgctgctggccgttCGTCAAGATGCCGACGTGCATGTGCATGCACCTGCATGCGTGTGCCACCTGGACCCCGAGGTGCCACGTGGgttaaaaaattaaaacaaagGGGGTATGGGCTAGGAATGCGCCACTAACAAAGATTATGGACCCAAAAACCcactttcaaagttgatggacctaagtgaaacTAGAGCGCAAGTTGATGAACCActcatgcatttaactctttataAAAAGTATATATGTCATGCTCTAGGCGATCCTATCTGATCCATAGCACTTTACTTGTTCTCGGGCTCCAAGTTCGAATAACATTACAAATATGCACTTTAGTTTAATTGTTATTATTCTGTTATACTTTATTCTTATTTGTGAATTGTCTTACACTTTATTCTTATTTTTCTATTGGTGCTAAATTTTATTTAGATTGTGCTACCATGGCGGTGGATATTTGGACCATAAATCAAGCGATGCATTCTAAAAGAAAGGCAATTGCTCTATTTTCTATATTTTCACCTAATCTATTCTTTTGGCTTTAATATTGTTTTAAATTTTCAGAGAGTTCAATGCGTCGCACCTAACCAGAATGATGGATTCCTTAAGCACAGAGATGAATTGGTGAAGTCACTTTCTTGTGAATTTAATTCTTATTTTATTTAAAAAAGGTTTTTTTATATTAACTCATGCTACTGTATTTTTTTCTCTATACCAAAATAACGAAACATATGAGTCTGAATTTAGTGATGCTGACAGTCAACTTTTATCCACCACAAGTAGAACAAGAAAGAAACAAAAGATATCTATGAACCACACTTTGCTATAATTATAGTAGAATTTTGTCTTATTATTTCATACTTCATTTTATATGTGTAAGGGTCATCACGGAGGGCCTGGAGAGACTACAACCATTGCACACTAGAAGGTGGCTCATGACAAGGCTACATGCTACGAGCGTCAAACACCTAAACAACTTCCTCTAGTGAAGGTAGATGAACATAATATCACTTGTTCTAATTGCATGATCATGATGTACAACTAAGGGTTATTGGTCACTAAGATATTATGTCAAATTAATATAGGTTGGGTCCATGGTGCTACTAATGACTTCAAAATATCCTAATAAGGCTAACGTGGCCTATGCAGCTCTCTTGAGCACTGATCGAGAAGCCATTGTTGGTGGAGTTAAGGCAGGAAGTCAGTTCTACAAAGTGCGTATCAATCATCCTATAGCAAAAGATGAGCCATTAGTGAGGCCCATGCCTAGGTGCAGCAAtattggtgatgatcaagtcaaaGGAGTCTCAATTATTTGGCCTTCTATGTTTGTATGTTCAAACTAGCTTTCTTAACTTTACATCAATGTGCATATGTGGTCTAATTTGTAATGTTACAACTTATATTTTCTTTGTAGGTTGAAATAATTCATGGTTGAATTTCTACATCAATGTGTACAAGAAGAAGCAATAGACTTTTTGAATCCTAGCTAGTTCTTGATTTTTATTTCTAGTATGGACTGTGTGTTTGCTCTCTAGAGCCATATCATTATGTACATATACTATGATTTGATCTGAACAAGCACTATGTTTGAAATCATCCTACAATATGTGGATCTTGCTATGGTTATAGAAATTTATGGTTTATATGATTTTGCAATGTGTCATGTTTGTGTGATTATATAATAATCCGTGTGCCACATGTATATGTGAAATAAATATTTATTTCATAATCAAAATGTGTTACAATAGATATAAAAAATTGTTACAAACCatgtgtttctttattccatatTGTGCTCTACCATAATGTAGAAGTGTTACTAGAACTAAAAAAAGTGTTATAGCAGACAATCCATGTAACACTAGGCAAATGTTCCGATAGATAAATAAATGTGTTGCAAACTATGCATTGTACCATAATGTAAAGTGTTACTAGAGCAAAAAAATTGTTAcagtaaaaatcattgtaacACTAACAAATATTTCTGTAGATAAGTAGATGTGTTACAATAAACCAGTCTATAGTAACATGGCCAATTAGAACACAAAACAAAATGTGTTACTAAGAGAGCTGCAACATTTTATCTAACCTATAGTGGTGTTACTGTATCCGTACGCTGTAGCTTACGTGGGTTGAGTCACTCACGGGGAAGAGAACAAAGCAAACTCTGATACATACAACTGAACGCGCCTCACGATGTTACACCTAATTGTCTCCAATCTCATGGAAAGATTCAGACACACACAtgaacagaaaaagaaaagaaaaggaaagaaaggaGAAATCCAAAAGAAAAGATGTAGTAGAAGAATTGCAGACTTGCAGCGAGCAGAAACCAGaccggaaaaagaaaagaaatggggGATTGGATGGAAACAAAAACCACCGGGTGGGCGGCCGGGCCGGCGAGCATGCAGCATTGCAGCCTCAAGCAGTCCTGTAGCTGACCACGTAGAACTTGGCCGCGGGGCCGCCTTGGATGTACACGATGGTGAGTTGCTCGCCGGCGGCGAGGCTGGTGAGCCACGCGGGGAGCTCGTACGTGTCCTTCTCCTTGGCGGTGGCGGCTGACACGCCGTAGATGGGGCCCGACAGCCCCTTGACGTGCAGCTTCAGGTACGTGATGGGGTGCCCGCACGTGTTCTTCGCCGTCACCACGTGCCGGTAGTACTCCACCCCGTTCGTCGTCCACGAGTTGCTCACCGTGTGCACGAACTCCAGAGGAGACCCTGCACGCACGCGGATGAAGAGAGAAATGGAGAGTAGTCCATGTCATCGTCAGCTCGATCGAATCAACCTGCATATTGCAGCTGCAATTGAACTCCAGTTCTTACCCTTCGATGGCGGTGAGTAAGAAGGCGCCGGCGGGCTGTTATCTGCAATCACGGTGGCATCCATTGTTCAGTGACGAGCGGGCGACACGATAGATCGGTGCGACGGGAACGTGTTCAATGATAGATCTTGGGGATTACCGGAGGCGTCGGCCGGCTCAGAGGCGAGGCGAGCGAAGACGCCGCAGATGGGCGCGTTCCCGGCGAGGGTGGGCTCGGCCTGCTGGTAGTTGCAGCGGTCGTCGACGAAGCCGTCGTTGGCGTCGGGCCCGCCGACGACGGCACCGTGGAGGACGTTGGGGTCGGCGCCCTTGCTGTTGAAGAACCTGTCGAAGCCGTCCATGCACCCGACCACGGACTCCATGGCGTAGACGGACGGGATGGAGGCGCCGCGGTGGTGCACGTGCGTGGGGAAGTAGCTGCCGTAGCCGACCATGTAGCTCATGCCCCGGGGGTTCTTGCCCAGCACGTAGTCCGCCTGGGACCGGGCGAAGCGGACCATCTCGCCGAGCTTCACCTCGCCGTCGGGGCACCTAAGCGCGCCGCGCGAGGCCGAGAGGTAGTCGGCGTAGACGGTGAGGAGGAAGGTGGCGGAGCTGACGTACTGCATGTTGTTCCACTCGTCCACGTGCAGGAGCCCGCCCGGAGTGAGCTTCATGTTGTGCCCGCCGTTCTTCTGCAGGCAGGCGCACAGGAAGAACTCGGCCTTCGCCTGGTACTGCCTTAGCGTGTTGGCGtactcgccgccgctgccggcgaGGACCGCCTTGGAGAGGAGCACCTGCAGGCCGGCGTACTTGTTGTCCCAGGAGAACTCGAGCATGGACATGCCGATCCCGCCGAAGTCCTCCGCGTTCTGGGACACGTACTGCAGGTACTTCTCGTCGCCGGTCGCCTCGTGTATCCACGCCGCCGCCCAGAGCAGCTCGTCCTGAACAattcgttcatcggtttgtgatgAGTTGTCTGTCAGATTCAGCCCCGAATTAATTGTTCGATTAAGAAGAATGTAATTATCCTACCTCGTAGCCAGAACCGGAAGGGTAGAACTTCTTGGCGCTCAGCAGGGAATCATCGTACCTGCCTCTGAACGTGTCGGCGAACGTGAAGAGCTGTCCATGTCACCAACACAGGAACAACAGAAAGTCTCAGTGGAACGAACTGAACATTCAGTACTCTGAATCGCATCACTCTGTACAAGAACAGATGCATCATGCATGCGTTCCGGCACACACAGCACCGTACCTGCTTCGCGTGCAGCAGGAGGAGGTCGGCGTACATGGAGTCGTAGGGGCGGAAGGCCTTGGACGCGGCGGCCAGCGCGGCGGCCGTCTCGGCGGCGACCTCGGACCCCGGGTGGTTCGTGTCGATCTTGAACGCCGTCCGCGGCGTGGACATGTCTTCGGCGCGCTCCCAGCAGAGGTGGTCGCTGTCCCCGTCGCCCACCTGCAGACCGGCACCGTTTGAGCTCTGCAGGCCTGGTGGGCCGGAAATCTCCCTTGGGCCTGTATGTGACGTGCGTACCTGGACCCAGAGGACGTTGGGCTCGGTGTGGGCCTTGACGAAGTAGTTGGTGCCCCAGCGGATGGCGTCGAGCGCGCGCTGGTGGTTGTTGGCGGCCACCATCTCCTTCTCGAACTCGAGCACCCCCCACGCCAGCATCGTCACCGCGTACGCCATGGGGAACCCGAACTTCACGTGGTCGCCGGAGTCGTAGTACCCGCCCACCAAGTCCACCTGCGCATGCATGCAACGCAACGACGGGTTGTCGTCATCATCAGCTCCGACGATTATGGACGATCCACATCCACCCACGCACGTACGGCCGGATCGGCGGCCCGCCGGCGAGAGAGAGAAACGGATCGGAAGTGCGTACCCCCTGGAGGTAGCCATCCTTGAGTGCGGAGTCCCCACGCCAGTGGACGCGGCGATCGGCGGGGAGCTTCCCGGACCGCTGCGCCTCGAAGAACTGCAGGCACTTGTCGAACGCGCCGGCGTAGTCGAACGGCGCCGACGAGGcggacgccgcggcggcggcgaggaggaggaacGACGCGGCAACCGCCAAGGTGGCCGGCGTCTTGGTCGCCGTCGTCATCAACCGCGCCATGCTGGCTCGACCTCAAGGTAataacgccgtcgtcgtcgtcgtcgtcgtggtgTCGTCGTTGGCAGTGGCTGGAGAGCCCGGCGCGGCGAGGACGAGTTTTATAAGATGCGCGTGAGTTCGTTAGATCGAGGCCGCGGTCGATCGACACCGGCGACATGGTAGTGCACGCACGCACGTTCGATACGTGGTCGTGGTGCCAGGCACGTCGGGAGGCCGGGACGACGATAGAGGGGTCGTCTCGTCGGGCGGGAAAGGAGCCTCCCTCTGCCGGAGTTTGAGCCATGCACGTCTCGGGGAATGTGCGAAATGGCCTGGGGTCATCCGTGTCAACTGTCAACGATCAAGTTGTTGTGTCGGCCGCGAATCCGCGATAATAAGACAGTATCAAGAGACTCCATTAGCAAGCAGGGACAATAGTTCAACCCAGCTCATTGTGATCTGAGAATGACCTTgaatactactactcctacctaATGCCATTTTTTTCTGAACGTGCAGCTGAAGTTCCGACCATGTTCTTGGTTTGAGGTCAGAAGACGTGGCACCACGCCATGgtactctttttttttccttaaaCCCAATTAAGTCAACCAGTACACATATTTTTGTAGGTGCTATGTACTATGCAACGCAAGCTGAGACTTTTTGCTATCCATAAATCGTTTCGAATTTATGTAGCGTGAGAATTACGTTAATATTCATAATCATTTGGTAGATTTGAGATGTGTGTCCCATGCTCATGAGTCATGACTTCTAAAACGTTTGCACGGCTCATACTCAAACGTATATACTTTGATGTTCATCACGCAGTGGAGGCTGCAAAACAGGAAGATGGTTCCTAAACCGATCCGCCGAGGTTTTGACTCTCTTTTCTTCCTCATTGGTTGGATGCTTTGGAAGGAAAGAAATGCGAGGACCTTCAACAGAGTCGCAACATCAGCAGCGCAATTGGGAGCGGTGATCCAAGAAGAGATTGACGCTAGGTGCTTGGCTGGCTACAAGCATTTGAGGTCGCTCGTGGCACTTCTTTGACATGTTTCATCCTCCGGTCGTGAAATTTGTAATGCGTAATTACGATCACGTGCGAGCTTAGTGGCCGTGGGCTTCGGTAACCTTGGATTACTGTCGCTACTAGGTGTTGTAACAAAACTCtcttctgcttaatgaaaaaTATGCCTAGGCACGATCGCAAAAAATATACATCACGCATGTATAGAATTTTTTTCCATGACTGGAGCGACTAGCTCGTTTGGTAGAGGAACCGGTTCGCTCGCCCGACCTCAAGCAGTCTACCTTTACTTTTCAGGAAAATCTATCTTGTGATGGGCAGCCTGCATATGGGCGTATGCGTATCCATGGTCGTGCAAGGAATCCAGTACTGGACGCCTGAACCGTGCCATTTTATGTTTGTTGTCCAGAAATCAGATCTCGATCGTTAATCTCTACTGCAACGACCAATCAAAACTAGGTCTCCTAAAAA
This region includes:
- the LOC136498537 gene encoding endoglucanase 13-like yields the protein MARLMTTATKTPATLAVAASFLLLAAAAASASSAPFDYAGAFDKCLQFFEAQRSGKLPADRRVHWRGDSALKDGYLQGVDLVGGYYDSGDHVKFGFPMAYAVTMLAWGVLEFEKEMVAANNHQRALDAIRWGTNYFVKAHTEPNVLWVQVGDGDSDHLCWERAEDMSTPRTAFKIDTNHPGSEVAAETAAALAAASKAFRPYDSMYADLLLLHAKQLFTFADTFRGRYDDSLLSAKKFYPSGSGYEDELLWAAAWIHEATGDEKYLQYVSQNAEDFGGIGMSMLEFSWDNKYAGLQVLLSKAVLAGSGGEYANTLRQYQAKAEFFLCACLQKNGGHNMKLTPGGLLHVDEWNNMQYVSSATFLLTVYADYLSASRGALRCPDGEVKLGEMVRFARSQADYVLGKNPRGMSYMVGYGSYFPTHVHHRGASIPSVYAMESVVGCMDGFDRFFNSKGADPNVLHGAVVGGPDANDGFVDDRCNYQQAEPTLAGNAPICGVFARLASEPADASDNSPPAPSYSPPSKGSPLEFVHTVSNSWTTNGVEYYRHVVTAKNTCGHPITYLKLHVKGLSGPIYGVSAATAKEKDTYELPAWLTSLAAGEQLTIVYIQGGPAAKFYVVSYRTA